In one Lolium rigidum isolate FL_2022 chromosome 3, APGP_CSIRO_Lrig_0.1, whole genome shotgun sequence genomic region, the following are encoded:
- the LOC124695178 gene encoding defensin Ec-AMP-D2-like isoform X1, with amino-acid sequence MEASRKLLAAALLVVLLLAATGTGPVMVAEARTCQSQSHRFRGPCVRRSNCANVCRTEGFPDGKCRGFRRRCFCTTHCHHH; translated from the exons ATGGAGGCTTCACGCAAGCTCTTGGCGGCCGCCCTCCTCGTCGTGCTGCTGCTGGCGGCCACCGGTAC TG GTCCGGTGATGGTGGCGGAGGCGAGGACGTGCCAGTCGCAGAGCCACCGGTTCAGGGGCCCCTGCGTGCGCCGCTCCAACTGCGCCAACGTCTGCAGGACGGAGGGCTTCCCCGACGGCAAGTGCCGCGGCTTCAGGCGCCGCTGCTTCTGCACCACCCACTGCCACCACCACTGA
- the LOC124695178 gene encoding defensin Ec-AMP-D2-like isoform X2, translating into MEASRKLLAAALLVVLLLAATEELGGPVMVAEARTCQSQSHRFRGPCVRRSNCANVCRTEGFPDGKCRGFRRRCFCTTHCHHH; encoded by the exons ATGGAGGCTTCACGCAAGCTCTTGGCGGCCGCCCTCCTCGTCGTGCTGCTGCTGGCGGCCACCG AGGAGTTGGGAGGTCCGGTGATGGTGGCGGAGGCGAGGACGTGCCAGTCGCAGAGCCACCGGTTCAGGGGCCCCTGCGTGCGCCGCTCCAACTGCGCCAACGTCTGCAGGACGGAGGGCTTCCCCGACGGCAAGTGCCGCGGCTTCAGGCGCCGCTGCTTCTGCACCACCCACTGCCACCACCACTGA
- the LOC124695181 gene encoding probable adenylate kinase 1, chloroplastic gives MAAVQRLLRAAASSSSGGAAAAAATRRMTGFAGSESRGRRPAQDRNVQWVFLGCPGVGKGTYASRLSRLLGVPHIATGDLVRDELASTGPLAAQLKEIVNQGKLVSDEIIINLLSKRLKKGEEKGESGFILDGFPRTVNQAEILDGVTDIDMVVNLKLREDIIVQKCLGRRICGQCGKNFNLACIDVKAENGLPPIYMSPLLPPKNCMSKLKTRDDDTDEVVRNRLRIYNEMSQPVEDFYQKQGKVLEFDLPGGIPESWPKLLQVLNLEDQEELKLATA, from the exons ATGGCGGCCGTACAGCGTCTCCTCCGCGcggcggcctcgtcgtcctccggcGGCGCCGCGGCTGCCGCGGCCACGAGGCGCATGACGGGGTTCGCGGGGTCGGAGAGcagggggcggcggccggcgcaggACAGGAACGTGCAGTGGGTCTTCCTCGGATGCCCCGGCGTCGGCAAGGGCACCTACGCCAGCCGCCTCTCGCGCCTCCTCGGCGTGCCACACATCGCCACAGGCGACCTCGTACGCGACGAGCTCGCATCCACCGGACCGCTCGCTGCGCAG CTTAAGGAAATTGTGAACCAAGGAAAGTTGGTTTCTGATGAAATTATCATCAACCTTTTGTCTAAACGGCTTAAGAaaggagaagagaagggtgaatcagGATTTATTCTTGATGGCTTTCCACGCACCGTAAATCAAGCG GAAATTCTTGACGGAGTTACAGACATTGATATGGTGGTTAATCTGAAGCTGAGAGAAGATATCATTGTACAGAAGTGCCTTGGCAGACGCATTTGTGGCCAATGTGGTAAGAACTTCAATCTTGCCTGCATTGACGTGAAGGCTGAAAATGGGCTGCCACCTATCTACATGTCTCCATTGTTACCCCCCAAGAACTGCATGTCGAAGCTTAAAACGCGAGATGATGATACTGACGAGGTTGTGAGAAATCGGCTACGGATATATAATGAAATG AGTCAGCCTGTGGAGGATTTCTACCAGAAGCAGGGAAAGGTTTTGGAGTTCGATTTACCTGGGGGAATCCCAGAATCCTGGCCAAAGCTGCTCCAGGTTCTAAATCTGGAGGACCAAGAAGAGCTGAAGCTGGCCACCGCATAA